Proteins encoded within one genomic window of Aspergillus nidulans FGSC A4 chromosome VII:
- a CDS encoding uncharacterized protein (transcript_id=CADANIAT00009325): MAMKEMGVGRDLSGECREAISLSGTAHCGDLVVETDTDSSTGQPFSEVVLQASSSSLAGLQERRSTGEHSFDSRQTSPNISASTLDSSPCVPVSKGIDCCLTGTTSSGYFW; encoded by the exons atggcgatgaaggagatgggtGTTGGCCGGGATCTCT CGGGTGAATGTCGAGAGGCAATATCGCTCTCCGGAACGGCGCACTGCGGTGACCTCGTCGTTGAGACGGATACTGACTCCAGCACTGGACAACCTTTCTCGGAAGTAGTGCTTCAG GCATCTTCGAGCTCACTTGCTGGTCTCCAAGAACGAAGGTCAACAGGCGAGCACTCCTTTGACTCGCGGCAGACGTCGCCGAATATTTCAGCGTCAACTTTGGACTCTTCCCCTTGCGTCCCTGTCAGCAAGGGCATAGATTGCTGTTTGACGGGGACAACGAGCTCCGGGTACTTCTGGTAG